A window from Aliamphritea hakodatensis encodes these proteins:
- a CDS encoding type II toxin-antitoxin system Phd/YefM family antitoxin, with translation MRVITFTEARNNLKNVLDEVVNDADTTVITRRDSEDAVVMSLDHYNSLLETVHLLRSPANAAHLSRSIEQYKQGKTSPRELTDD, from the coding sequence ATGCGAGTCATTACATTTACCGAAGCCCGGAACAATCTGAAAAACGTGCTGGATGAAGTGGTCAATGATGCAGACACAACGGTCATCACCCGAAGAGATTCTGAAGATGCTGTTGTCATGTCTCTGGATCATTACAACAGTCTTCTTGAAACTGTTCATCTGTTACGTTCTCCGGCCAACGCTGCCCATCTGAGCCGCTCCATTGAACAGTACAAACAGGGAAAAACCAGTCCGCGGGAACTGACCGATGACTGA
- a CDS encoding Txe/YoeB family addiction module toxin, which translates to MTDRLLSWTDESWSDYLYWQTQDKKTLKRINKLIRDVKRAPFEGIGKPEPLKENLSGFWSRRIDETNRLVYVIEKKAIVIISCRYHY; encoded by the coding sequence ATGACTGACCGCCTGCTCAGCTGGACTGATGAATCATGGAGCGATTATCTGTACTGGCAGACGCAGGATAAGAAAACCCTGAAACGTATCAACAAACTCATTCGCGATGTAAAACGCGCTCCTTTTGAAGGGATCGGAAAGCCGGAACCGCTTAAGGAAAACCTTTCCGGCTTCTGGTCCAGACGAATCGATGAAACCAACAGGCTCGTTTACGTCATTGAAAAGAAAGCCATCGTGATCATTTCATGCCGGTATCATTATTAA
- a CDS encoding PDC sensor domain-containing protein, with the protein MQNHLRLLEHYQQYSKAVHSLMESMMASLSGAQLLSDQEQQQQAVRRLSQNYPFIELMYSLDSHGVQLMDTVFSPHVSYRKRRQPGKGRDRSQRPYMQILQHRDRDVSVTEPYLSSATHQLAISCVQTIQNSHGDVTGYVVLNFNLQRLISYLKGDQLRERVHPAFQGVYAIIGGLLVIVSLLLLAGAGKSLLDVFQLTSDVTTGAFGIVILITLGLAIFDLGKTILEEEVLSNKDIHHHDTSRRTITRFMSAIVIAISIESLLLMFKSLLAESDTQVLNAVWMMMAAVALLMALGVYLKLSKE; encoded by the coding sequence ATGCAGAACCATTTACGTTTGCTGGAACATTACCAGCAATACAGCAAGGCTGTGCACAGCCTCATGGAATCCATGATGGCCAGCCTCAGCGGCGCACAGCTGCTTTCTGATCAGGAACAGCAACAGCAGGCGGTACGGCGTCTGAGCCAGAATTACCCCTTCATCGAACTGATGTACAGCCTGGACAGCCACGGTGTGCAACTGATGGATACTGTTTTCAGCCCTCACGTCAGTTACCGCAAGCGCCGTCAGCCCGGCAAGGGCCGTGACCGCAGCCAGCGGCCCTATATGCAGATCCTGCAGCACCGTGACCGGGATGTCAGCGTCACGGAACCCTACCTGTCCAGCGCCACTCACCAACTGGCTATCTCATGCGTGCAGACAATTCAGAACAGCCACGGAGACGTCACCGGCTATGTGGTGCTGAATTTTAATCTGCAGCGGCTGATTTCTTACCTCAAGGGGGATCAGTTACGGGAGCGGGTACATCCGGCTTTTCAGGGGGTATACGCCATCATCGGCGGGCTGTTGGTCATCGTTTCCCTGTTGCTGCTGGCGGGGGCGGGAAAATCCTTACTGGATGTATTTCAGCTCACCAGCGACGTCACCACCGGTGCCTTCGGTATCGTCATCCTGATTACCCTCGGGCTGGCAATTTTCGACCTTGGCAAAACCATTCTCGAAGAAGAAGTGCTGTCTAACAAAGACATCCACCACCACGATACTTCCCGGCGGACCATCACCCGTTTCATGTCGGCAATCGTCATCGCAATCTCCATTGAATCCCTGTTGCTGATGTTTAAATCCCTGCTGGCAGAAAGCGATACCCAGGTGCTCAACGCCGTATGGATGATGATGGCCGCCGTTGCCCTGCTGATGGCGCTAGGGGTGTATCTAAAGCTCAGTAAAGAATAG
- a CDS encoding tripartite tricarboxylate transporter substrate binding protein has translation MKKIINLVSTAVVAASVSATPLLMSQAQAADYPNRPVKFVVPWPAGDLEDILTRMVAEDMAKETGKPASVVNKPGGAGVVGAADVSRARADGLTIGSFVADILTTHVLAGNAPFNEETFEPVGIFLDYPFVIATKADAPYNTMGELAEYSKNNAVSLGHFGYQALPTAITFKAADKIGIKFSSDAPFDSNDCSTLANGDADVINTTTQQIIACLKSGDVKLLSAITRDRLSIAPEVPTLNEQTGVSQTTWNGLFVKQGTSAEIKARIAEIAAKTMASDRAQELAKTTGAGVYWIAGAEAEQVVSDDYDAAQDLLDFMKQ, from the coding sequence ATGAAAAAAATAATAAATCTGGTTTCTACTGCTGTTGTTGCAGCAAGTGTTTCTGCAACGCCTTTACTGATGTCTCAGGCACAGGCTGCCGATTACCCCAACCGCCCGGTTAAATTCGTTGTACCCTGGCCTGCGGGAGATCTGGAAGACATCCTCACCCGTATGGTTGCTGAGGATATGGCCAAAGAAACCGGCAAACCGGCTTCCGTAGTAAATAAACCCGGCGGTGCCGGTGTGGTTGGCGCTGCGGATGTATCCCGTGCCCGGGCTGACGGCCTGACCATAGGTTCCTTTGTGGCAGACATTCTGACCACCCACGTACTGGCAGGCAATGCACCGTTCAATGAAGAAACCTTTGAGCCGGTAGGTATTTTCCTGGATTACCCCTTTGTTATCGCCACCAAGGCGGATGCTCCTTACAACACCATGGGCGAACTGGCCGAGTATTCTAAGAACAACGCGGTTTCGCTGGGTCACTTCGGTTATCAGGCGCTGCCAACCGCGATTACCTTTAAGGCCGCGGATAAAATCGGCATTAAGTTCTCATCCGATGCCCCCTTTGATTCCAACGACTGCTCTACCCTGGCCAATGGCGATGCAGACGTCATCAACACCACCACTCAGCAGATCATTGCCTGCCTGAAATCCGGTGATGTAAAACTGCTGTCAGCCATCACCCGTGACCGCCTGAGCATCGCGCCGGAAGTACCCACCCTGAATGAACAGACCGGCGTCAGCCAGACCACCTGGAACGGCCTGTTCGTAAAACAGGGTACCTCTGCGGAAATCAAGGCACGCATTGCTGAAATCGCCGCCAAAACCATGGCCTCTGACCGCGCTCAGGAACTGGCTAAAACCACCGGTGCCGGTGTTTACTGGATCGCCGGTGCGGAAGCTGAGCAGGTTGTGTCTGACGACTACGACGCCGCTCAGGATCTGCTGGACTTCATGAAGCAGTAA
- a CDS encoding MEKHLA domain-containing protein, whose translation MSAPDALKSPEMLRHLDNVMASYMRFFDELLISGISRETDSIAEHLWRADFVLLSHGGGSDPVFNFGNRMALELFEMDYAALTALPSRQSAEPVSQEERNQLLAQVTAFGCIDHYRGVRISATGKRFYIENARVWNLYDPEGNYTGQAAMFREWTALEEKPA comes from the coding sequence ATGTCTGCACCGGATGCCCTGAAATCCCCTGAAATGTTACGTCATCTGGACAACGTAATGGCCAGCTATATGCGGTTTTTTGATGAGTTGCTGATCAGCGGGATAAGCAGGGAAACCGACAGCATTGCTGAGCATCTCTGGCGGGCAGATTTTGTACTGCTTTCCCACGGAGGCGGCAGCGATCCGGTGTTTAATTTCGGTAACCGGATGGCGCTGGAGCTGTTCGAAATGGACTATGCCGCGCTGACCGCACTGCCTTCCCGCCAGTCGGCGGAACCGGTTTCACAGGAAGAACGCAATCAACTGCTGGCACAGGTCACGGCGTTTGGCTGCATTGATCATTACCGTGGGGTCAGAATCTCAGCCACCGGCAAGCGTTTTTATATTGAAAATGCCCGGGTCTGGAATCTGTATGATCCGGAAGGTAACTATACCGGGCAGGCTGCTATGTTTCGGGAATGGACTGCTCTGGAAGAAAAGCCGGCCTGA
- a CDS encoding ester cyclase — MYSDKDNITDLAASSAHKALVHKFYEVLWDAHDKQAIPEVLHEDFVFRGSLGQEKTGHAGFGEYVDMVHLALGEYSCIIEALVAEGDKVFAKMSFTGIHRNDFMGYAPTGKRLTWQGCALFTFRGGKIAETWVLGDLKTLENQLQQNLQ, encoded by the coding sequence ATGTACAGCGATAAAGACAATATAACTGACTTAGCGGCGAGCAGCGCGCATAAAGCGCTGGTGCATAAATTCTATGAAGTGCTCTGGGATGCCCATGACAAACAGGCGATCCCTGAAGTACTGCATGAGGATTTTGTCTTCCGCGGTTCGCTGGGGCAGGAGAAAACCGGCCATGCGGGCTTTGGGGAATATGTCGATATGGTCCATCTGGCGCTGGGTGAATATAGCTGCATCATTGAAGCGCTGGTGGCAGAAGGGGATAAGGTATTTGCCAAAATGTCTTTCACCGGAATTCACCGTAACGACTTTATGGGCTATGCGCCCACCGGAAAACGGCTGACCTGGCAGGGTTGCGCGTTGTTTACCTTCAGAGGCGGTAAAATTGCGGAAACCTGGGTGTTAGGTGACCTGAAAACCCTTGAAAACCAGCTGCAACAGAATTTACAGTAA
- a CDS encoding phosphotransferase enzyme family protein has protein sequence MDDFYGLSPEQQADRLALLARQALKHWDLTPVSISLIKYRENAVFKITTADNTFALRIHRPGYHSSAALRSELQWMAALDDAGIAVPKVIPTTDGQLLVSVQTDAVPEPRCVDLFAWISGEQLGSVEHGLGKDSASIRSTYRQIGQIAAQLHNQASQWSLPDGFERHAWDAEGLVGEQPFWGRFWELPQLTPDQRELLLQARDKVRNVLSALEKSSRNYSLIHADFVPENLMTDGDAVRLLDFDDAGFGWHMFELATALYFVLREPDYDIARTALTEGYCQLRPLTEDDLGLLETFLTARGFTYLGWIQDRQETETARQLTADLIARACHQSRRYLGLS, from the coding sequence ATGGATGATTTTTACGGCCTCAGCCCGGAGCAACAGGCGGACCGGCTGGCACTGCTGGCCCGGCAAGCCCTGAAGCACTGGGATCTGACACCTGTCAGCATCAGCCTGATTAAATACCGGGAGAATGCCGTTTTTAAAATTACCACTGCAGATAACACCTTTGCGCTGCGCATTCACCGGCCGGGGTATCACAGCAGCGCAGCCCTACGCTCTGAACTGCAGTGGATGGCGGCGCTGGATGACGCCGGTATCGCGGTGCCCAAAGTCATCCCCACCACCGACGGTCAGTTACTGGTCAGCGTACAAACCGATGCCGTGCCGGAACCCCGCTGTGTTGATCTGTTTGCCTGGATCAGTGGCGAGCAGCTGGGCAGCGTGGAGCACGGGCTGGGGAAAGACAGTGCCAGCATTCGCAGTACCTACCGGCAGATCGGCCAGATCGCCGCGCAGTTGCATAATCAGGCCAGCCAGTGGAGCTTGCCCGACGGTTTTGAACGCCATGCCTGGGATGCGGAAGGTCTGGTGGGCGAACAGCCTTTCTGGGGGCGCTTCTGGGAACTGCCCCAGCTAACCCCTGATCAGCGGGAACTGCTACTGCAGGCCAGAGATAAAGTCAGAAATGTGCTGTCTGCACTGGAAAAGTCTTCCCGGAACTACAGCCTGATCCATGCGGATTTTGTCCCGGAAAACCTGATGACCGACGGCGATGCAGTTCGCCTGCTGGACTTCGACGATGCCGGCTTTGGCTGGCACATGTTTGAACTGGCCACCGCCCTGTATTTCGTGCTCCGGGAACCGGACTACGACATTGCCCGCACCGCCCTGACCGAAGGTTACTGCCAGTTACGGCCACTGACTGAAGACGACCTTGGGTTACTGGAAACCTTCCTGACCGCCCGGGGCTTCACCTATCTCGGCTGGATTCAGGACCGTCAGGAAACGGAAACCGCCCGGCAACTGACCGCCGATCTGATTGCAAGAGCCTGCCATCAGTCACGCCGTTACCTGGGCCTCAGCTAA
- a CDS encoding helix-turn-helix transcriptional regulator, whose protein sequence is MGQINQQRLSGLYKFQDECLTLLTGVTDASHAVTYLLDDRAKPMCYKNHQMQPLMHREYLSDFYRSDPLYPANFKESHADVVKMNDLVQPYRRNTHPYYRDFVTPWGIQDIVELFFHVDGKLIAGAALFTSKDQPELMSGDLKKIQHLHRFIEYSLEQNLSTPTLTSFDDFCDNYQLTAKERVVVQLVTQGLPNKSIAQNLCCSLATIKTHLQHIFSKMAVNSKAEVANLVYRQNCQL, encoded by the coding sequence ATGGGCCAGATCAATCAACAACGCCTTTCAGGTTTATATAAGTTTCAGGACGAATGTCTGACGCTGCTAACCGGTGTCACGGATGCCAGCCACGCGGTGACCTATCTGCTGGATGATCGCGCAAAGCCTATGTGTTACAAGAACCATCAAATGCAGCCGCTGATGCACCGGGAGTATCTCTCAGACTTTTACAGATCCGATCCTCTCTACCCGGCTAACTTCAAAGAAAGCCACGCCGACGTGGTTAAAATGAATGATCTGGTGCAGCCTTACCGGCGCAATACCCATCCCTACTACCGGGATTTTGTCACCCCCTGGGGCATTCAGGATATCGTTGAGCTGTTTTTCCACGTGGACGGTAAACTGATTGCCGGCGCGGCACTGTTTACCTCTAAAGATCAGCCGGAACTGATGAGCGGAGATCTGAAAAAGATCCAGCACCTGCACCGCTTCATTGAATACTCACTGGAACAGAACCTCTCCACCCCGACCCTGACCAGCTTTGATGATTTCTGCGACAACTACCAGCTCACAGCCAAAGAACGGGTGGTGGTACAGCTGGTGACCCAGGGCCTGCCCAATAAGTCCATTGCACAGAACCTGTGCTGCAGCCTGGCAACCATCAAAACCCACCTGCAGCACATCTTCAGCAAAATGGCCGTGAACAGCAAGGCAGAAGTGGCGAACCTGGTGTACCGCCAGAACTGCCAACTGTAA
- a CDS encoding tripartite tricarboxylate transporter permease has translation MMETLLLGLSEVSNINVLLAILIGALIGVTIGSIPGLEPAGVMAILLPLSFSMEPLAGVTLLLGVYGGAWYGGAIPAILMNTPGTPVAVLTTYDGYPMAKRGEGKKALSIAYTASFVGGIISVMSLVLLAPLLSQIATHFGSAEFAMLAVLGMIFVVLAHRKHVLEAAMMLGLGIFLGTVGLDRSYNTQTYTFDQEWLLGGIPLVPAVIGLFAMSQAFVLLSQKGGDSQVTKLTGDGFFGGALTLLKHKITVIRSATLGVVMGLLPGVGEFGSQFFSYTLAQKFSKNPENFGNGEPAGLIASETSNNAVTASVMIPLLAFGIPADALMAMLLAVFMVHNYIPGPTLFAERPEFISGLYISLFMMNVIVFLYLSVATRWIVNLTRIRGRFIGAFILVLGFIGSYSQNYQFSDALIALGFAIFGYMLRKNDIPAVPIILGLVLGPVFLTRFKQALGVSNGDLTIFLTRPISLTLLSLTVGSILIYAWSQLKNRQTVTP, from the coding sequence ATGATGGAAACCTTACTGCTCGGTTTATCTGAAGTCAGCAACATAAATGTACTGCTGGCGATTCTTATCGGCGCGCTGATCGGCGTGACCATCGGCTCGATTCCCGGGCTGGAACCTGCCGGTGTCATGGCCATATTACTGCCGCTGAGTTTTTCAATGGAACCCTTAGCAGGCGTCACCCTGCTGTTAGGGGTCTATGGCGGTGCCTGGTATGGCGGTGCGATTCCGGCCATTCTGATGAATACCCCCGGCACCCCGGTGGCGGTATTAACCACCTATGATGGCTACCCCATGGCCAAACGGGGCGAAGGTAAGAAAGCCCTGTCGATTGCCTACACAGCCTCTTTCGTCGGCGGCATTATCAGTGTGATGTCACTGGTGTTACTGGCGCCACTGCTGTCACAGATCGCGACCCATTTCGGCTCTGCAGAGTTTGCCATGCTGGCGGTACTGGGGATGATCTTCGTGGTCCTCGCGCACCGTAAACATGTACTTGAAGCCGCCATGATGCTGGGGCTGGGAATTTTTCTCGGCACCGTCGGGTTAGACCGCTCCTATAACACCCAGACTTACACCTTTGATCAGGAATGGCTGCTGGGCGGCATTCCGCTTGTCCCAGCGGTGATCGGCCTGTTTGCCATGTCTCAGGCCTTTGTGCTGCTGTCCCAGAAAGGTGGCGATTCACAGGTCACTAAACTGACCGGCGATGGCTTCTTTGGCGGCGCGCTGACCTTGCTGAAACACAAGATTACCGTGATCCGCTCCGCCACACTGGGGGTCGTCATGGGCCTGTTACCCGGGGTGGGCGAATTCGGCTCGCAGTTTTTCTCCTATACCCTGGCGCAGAAGTTTTCCAAGAATCCGGAAAACTTCGGTAACGGCGAACCCGCAGGCCTGATCGCCTCAGAAACCTCCAACAACGCGGTTACCGCCTCGGTGATGATTCCGTTGCTGGCTTTTGGCATTCCGGCTGATGCCCTGATGGCCATGCTGCTGGCGGTATTCATGGTACACAACTACATCCCGGGGCCAACCCTGTTTGCTGAGCGGCCTGAGTTTATATCCGGTTTGTACATTTCCCTGTTCATGATGAACGTGATCGTGTTCCTGTATCTCTCCGTTGCTACCCGCTGGATCGTCAACCTGACCCGCATCCGTGGCCGCTTTATCGGTGCCTTTATTCTGGTACTGGGCTTCATTGGCAGTTACAGCCAGAACTACCAGTTCTCGGATGCACTGATCGCGCTGGGCTTTGCCATCTTCGGTTATATGCTACGTAAAAATGATATTCCGGCGGTGCCGATCATTCTGGGGCTGGTGCTGGGTCCGGTCTTCCTGACCCGCTTTAAACAAGCGCTGGGAGTATCCAACGGTGATCTGACTATTTTCCTGACCCGGCCAATCAGTCTGACACTGCTGTCGCTGACCGTCGGCTCAATTCTGATTTACGCCTGGAGCCAGCTGAAAAACCGCCAGACGGTTACCCCGTAA
- a CDS encoding alginate export family protein has translation MRLQKGHYLSSLLLAATISTPGYALNLIDKEGDQLNLDIEAIFGTFSSDQSYGNADSSPQWQEAAIKYGFSGHTTLSNNSQLYGTINALTTGAWGDGEASGTTLGDERQTRFEEVYGGWRNDMVDFSIGSQIVTIGDGFILNDDALNFGNGVDSDLNRGGAYWLAGRKAFDKTAVLKLGGETGLRTDLFWFESDNKAQGRPEMAGINVEHVSDIGTFGAFYLKGLDTDPTGIAGGNFDNLQRDGQETMSVRYQGNAGVENLFLSAEFATQEQGNNSADADAWYAEAGWTFADLPWSPSVNYRYSTFDKGYDSLFTGFNRGFGTWFQGEVWANYSAAGPGNTGVDVHHVGVKANPTDTLTLGALYFDFEDTTGRAERSDAREVNLYAEWVVNDHLIISPLLGFYTPDSKTSVVDNTDTNTYFQLLAIVPF, from the coding sequence ATGAGACTGCAAAAGGGTCATTACCTTTCATCTTTGCTGTTAGCAGCAACCATCAGCACCCCGGGCTATGCACTTAATTTAATCGACAAAGAAGGCGATCAGCTGAATCTGGATATCGAAGCGATTTTCGGTACCTTCAGCAGTGACCAGTCATACGGCAATGCCGACAGCAGCCCCCAGTGGCAGGAAGCGGCCATTAAATACGGTTTCTCCGGCCATACCACCCTCAGCAACAACAGCCAGCTGTACGGCACAATTAATGCCCTGACCACCGGCGCGTGGGGCGACGGTGAAGCCTCCGGCACCACCCTGGGTGACGAACGTCAGACCCGGTTCGAAGAGGTATATGGCGGCTGGCGCAACGACATGGTGGACTTCTCCATCGGCAGCCAGATCGTCACCATCGGTGACGGCTTCATCCTTAACGATGACGCCCTGAACTTCGGTAACGGTGTCGATTCAGATTTAAACCGTGGCGGCGCTTACTGGCTGGCAGGCCGCAAGGCATTTGATAAAACCGCCGTCCTGAAACTGGGGGGCGAGACAGGATTACGCACTGATCTTTTCTGGTTCGAATCCGACAACAAAGCTCAGGGCCGCCCGGAAATGGCCGGAATCAATGTTGAACATGTCAGCGACATTGGCACCTTTGGCGCGTTTTACCTGAAAGGGCTGGATACCGACCCGACCGGCATCGCCGGCGGCAACTTCGATAACCTGCAGCGTGACGGTCAGGAAACCATGAGCGTGCGATATCAGGGTAACGCCGGGGTTGAAAATCTGTTTCTGTCGGCCGAATTCGCCACCCAGGAACAGGGCAATAACAGCGCCGATGCCGATGCCTGGTACGCGGAAGCCGGCTGGACCTTCGCCGACCTGCCATGGTCGCCGAGTGTGAACTACCGCTACAGCACCTTTGATAAAGGATACGACAGCCTGTTTACCGGCTTTAACCGTGGCTTCGGGACCTGGTTTCAGGGTGAGGTCTGGGCCAACTATTCCGCTGCAGGCCCGGGCAACACCGGGGTGGACGTGCATCACGTAGGTGTGAAGGCCAACCCCACCGACACCCTGACCCTCGGTGCCCTGTATTTTGACTTTGAAGATACCACCGGCCGGGCAGAACGCTCTGATGCCCGGGAAGTTAACCTCTACGCCGAATGGGTGGTGAATGATCACCTGATCATCAGCCCGCTGCTGGGCTTCTATACCCCGGACAGCAAAACCAGCGTAGTCGACAACACCGACACCAACACCTATTTCCAGTTACTGGCCATCGTGCCCTTCTGA
- a CDS encoding aldehyde dehydrogenase family protein, which translates to MSDAIQLTINGQSVAGAAGLFDVINPATELTVAQAPLASVAQLDEAVAAAGTAFKTWQYSSHESRQTLIRQIADKIEQHADELAEIIVQEQGKPLFLANMEVQGALAWARYTADLEIPVEVIEDSPNKRIENHRKPLGVVASITPWNWPLMIAIWHIIPALRSGNTVVCKPSGLTPLNTLRLVELMNEVLPAGVVNIVTGEAEIGNAISAHEDIQKVVFTGSTATGQRIMESAAGNLKRLTLELGGNDAAIVLPDSDIDAIAEGLFQTAFLNMGQTCACLKRLYVHESQYQAVCDKLVAMAQAQTIGDGMAETTTFGPVQNANQLKIVSELVDDAAASGGQILCGGEALSGDGYFYPPTIVANVSNGTRLVDEEQFGPALPVIAYREVDDAIRMANDCAVGLGGSVWGKDLDAAQQIAAQLECGTVWINGHAEVLPHAPFGGCKMSGFGVEFGLDGLLEYTVPQIININK; encoded by the coding sequence ATGTCTGACGCAATTCAACTGACCATCAACGGACAGTCTGTTGCCGGTGCTGCCGGCCTGTTTGATGTGATTAACCCTGCCACCGAACTGACGGTTGCACAGGCGCCGCTGGCCTCGGTGGCCCAGCTGGATGAAGCCGTCGCGGCGGCCGGTACCGCCTTTAAAACCTGGCAGTACAGCAGCCATGAAAGCCGTCAGACACTGATCCGTCAGATCGCCGATAAAATTGAACAGCACGCCGATGAGCTGGCTGAAATCATTGTTCAGGAACAGGGCAAACCGCTGTTTCTGGCCAACATGGAAGTTCAGGGCGCGCTGGCATGGGCACGCTATACGGCGGATCTGGAGATTCCCGTTGAAGTGATCGAAGACAGCCCGAACAAGCGCATAGAAAACCACCGCAAACCGCTGGGTGTGGTGGCTTCAATCACGCCCTGGAACTGGCCACTGATGATCGCCATCTGGCACATCATTCCGGCACTGCGGTCCGGCAATACCGTGGTCTGCAAGCCCTCCGGCCTGACACCGCTCAACACCCTGCGGTTAGTGGAACTGATGAATGAAGTGCTGCCTGCCGGAGTGGTGAACATCGTCACCGGCGAAGCGGAAATCGGCAACGCCATCAGTGCCCATGAAGATATTCAGAAAGTGGTGTTCACCGGATCGACGGCAACCGGTCAGCGCATCATGGAGAGTGCCGCCGGCAACCTTAAGCGTCTGACGCTTGAGCTGGGCGGTAATGATGCGGCGATCGTCCTGCCGGACAGCGATATCGACGCCATCGCTGAAGGCCTGTTCCAGACAGCCTTCCTGAACATGGGCCAGACCTGTGCCTGCCTGAAACGCCTGTACGTGCATGAAAGCCAGTATCAGGCGGTCTGCGACAAACTGGTTGCAATGGCACAGGCGCAAACCATTGGCGATGGCATGGCTGAAACCACCACCTTCGGCCCGGTACAGAACGCCAACCAGCTGAAGATCGTCAGCGAGCTGGTAGACGATGCAGCCGCCAGTGGCGGTCAGATCCTGTGCGGCGGTGAAGCCCTGTCCGGTGACGGCTATTTTTATCCGCCAACCATTGTCGCCAACGTCAGTAACGGTACCCGTCTGGTGGACGAAGAACAGTTTGGTCCGGCCCTGCCCGTCATTGCCTACCGCGAAGTGGACGATGCCATCCGTATGGCTAACGACTGCGCCGTAGGCTTAGGCGGCTCTGTCTGGGGGAAAGATCTGGATGCGGCTCAGCAAATTGCCGCTCAGCTGGAATGCGGGACGGTGTGGATCAACGGCCATGCAGAAGTGCTGCCCCATGCCCCTTTTGGTGGCTGCAAGATGTCCGGCTTCGGGGTGGAGTTCGGGCTGGACGGTCTGCTGGAATACACCGTGCCGCAAATCATCAACATCAATAAGTAA
- a CDS encoding universal stress protein, whose amino-acid sequence MLQTINRILYASDLGQGSRPAFRYAVNEAIKHNAEIIFLHAVEPISELTEDIIEDYLPEKLSKKHSEQIMQSRKLRIRERIESFVQSELDAGVALPKPAIIKVSIGQPHKIILDKAKTLAADMIVMGDRESNSISRIFLGSTAQKVIHQSQVPVLIVPLRKEK is encoded by the coding sequence ATGCTGCAAACCATTAACCGAATTCTCTATGCATCTGACCTGGGTCAGGGCAGCCGCCCGGCATTCCGCTATGCGGTGAATGAAGCCATTAAACACAACGCTGAAATTATTTTTTTACATGCGGTCGAGCCCATCAGCGAGCTCACCGAAGACATCATCGAAGACTACCTGCCGGAAAAGCTCAGCAAGAAACACAGCGAGCAGATCATGCAAAGCCGCAAACTGCGGATCAGAGAACGCATCGAATCTTTCGTTCAGAGTGAACTGGACGCCGGTGTCGCGCTGCCCAAACCGGCCATCATCAAAGTCTCTATCGGCCAGCCTCATAAAATCATTCTCGATAAGGCAAAAACCCTGGCGGCAGACATGATCGTCATGGGTGACCGGGAGAGCAACAGTATTTCGCGGATTTTTCTGGGTTCAACCGCCCAGAAGGTCATCCATCAGAGTCAGGTACCGGTACTGATCGTACCCCTCAGGAAAGAAAAATAA